In Lepus europaeus isolate LE1 chromosome 19, mLepTim1.pri, whole genome shotgun sequence, the genomic window CCAGCTGGGACCACGGCCGGcttggggacacaggagtgattGTGATCATTGTTAGTGGGGTTGTCACCCATGTCTTTGTAGTTCCTGGGCTTTATGGCTTTGCAGGTTCCCTCAGACTTTAGGCTATCACCACCCATTTCCCAAAGGCAACTAAGGCTCCTGCCAATTCAGCGAATTCCTGAGAGGCTGAGGGAGTATAGCCTGGGCGGCCAACATGTAGGATCATCATCAATTACATTTTCGGAGTGAGCATAGACCAGGCGAGATTTCCTGAGACGAGTAGGTTTAGGGTGTCCCAGTACGTGGACATTCATCCTGTGAAACTTCCCTGACCCTACTGGCACAGAGACTGCGGTGAGCCCAGGCAAGCTCCAGGAAGGCGAGGTATTCGTCACCAGCCCGGAACCTTTGTTCTCTAGTTCTTTCAGGTTCCGGGAGCGGAGCTTCGCGGGGCCGGAAGTGGAGGCGGTTGGTGGGGTTGGCGGAGCTGAGGACGCAGCGCGGGCGGCAGTTTGCTAGCTGCGGGTGGACGGAGTAGTGACCTGCGTCCGGGTGTCTGGGCCCTGTGAGGCTGGGCGAGACTGGGCTGTGCGCGGCGGCGGTGGAACGAACGTCGTGCGGGTGGGGCGCCCGCGGCTGGGCCCATGGCCTCCTGCGCGAGCATCGACATCGAGGACGCCACGCAGCACCTGCGGGACATCCTCAAGCTGGACCGGCCCGCGGCGGGTGAGCGGGGATAGCGGGTGTGGGCCCTCAGCGAACAAGCAAAAGGGATGCGAGGGTCTGAACCGCTCTTAGGGCCCGCAAGTCCCTAAGGACTACGTCTGTATTCCGACCGGTGAGGGCGTATGGGAGTCGGAGCCTTGGATCCCTGAGCTTACCCCGCGGTAGGCGCAGACCCCTGAGTGACTCTCTCCCCGTCCCCGCGCCAGGCCATTCTTCACCTTCAGCGTTTCGGCTGAAGGTGAAGTCCCCCTCTCTGAATCCACTGGACCCTTCTGGCTTCCTGGCCTCAAGATCTGTTCCTGGAGCTGTCTCAGTGCTCTTCCTCTTTGACCCGGGTTCAGCACCTGCAGGGCTCCGGCTCTGTATACTGAGTTCTGGACCTGGATTTAAGCGTTGTGCTGGAGGGATGCTGGTTCCCCTCTGCAACTGGCCTTTCCCTCTGGAATGCAGACCCCAGGCCTGTTGTGAAACTGAGTTCCAGAAGAAAGGTGGCCAGCCCCGGGTCCCATCTTTCTGAGTTGAAGGCAGCTGCGCCGATTGGATTAGGTTATAGCATCCACAAGCTCTAATTTGTTCCCATTCATTCAGATTTTACTCAGACTCTTAGTAAATCTCGGAACTGCTTTTGCCGTCAGAGAGCCCCCAGAACACAGAGAGCTAAGGATTGTGATCTAATGTTGTCGTGAAAAGAGAAGTGTTTTGACACTTTGATGGGAAGAGGTTTGAATGGGAGCTGGAGATTTCGGAGCACAGCACTGACAGAGGAGGTTGTGTAAGCTGGGTCTTGAGTGTCTAGAAACGCACCCAAGACAACTACATAGAAACCTCTTATTTATTGCAAAAAGGAAATAGCCCATGTGAAGGCACTCAAGTTCTCTGACAGGCTCAGGGATCTGTAAAAAGCTGTGATGGATCAGGGACTgactggtggtggtggggtgggtgtGCAGTGGCCTCAGCTGAGAACTGGTGTTTCCTCAGACctagttcttccacctgctggaagGTTCAGCCTGAGCGCTTCTGGAAGCAGGCACTGATGCTCACTGAGTGGGTTTAGCTTACCCAGTCTGCCTGAGGAAATCTACCTGCTGTCTGAGACCACTGGGCTCTTTGCCCCAAGCCTGGAGTGTGTGCACCCCTTCCTGGAAGCTTGGCTTGGGGCTTTTGTGCTAATGGGCTGCTGAGCAGACTCTGCAGAGGTTCAGTAGAGCCTGGCGTGGCCAACtgtgtgcagcctgggcctgCTGTTTGCTTATCCTCATGGTAGGCTGCCTGCAAGGGAGAGTGGCCGGCTTATGCCTGAGCAGCTAAGGTGGCTCGCGTTGATTTGCACTTCGTTTCACTGTTTGAAGCTCTTGATTGTCTCCTCTTGTTGTAGGACCTCAACCTGTTTTGTGACTGGAAACTTGCCATATTCCTAAATGTGGAGCCATAGTTTCCTTGCCACTTGGAAATTTAAGCAATAATGTCTGAGCCCATAGagtgtttgagacccagctgatgCCAACAACTGAAATGCTGTCTTCCCTGACTCCACACCCACctcactgtctctcttctctatctAGCTCCTTCGAGTCTGTTCCTTCTGCCTTTTCCTGCCTGAGGTAGCCTCGTCTGAGCTTTTTCTGTGTGGGGAGGGCCTCTTCCTTTCATATCCCCACATCCGATCCTGCCTTGTCCTTCTCTGCCTTGGGTACTCATCTCTCCAAACCCTGCCACTTTCTTGGTCTAGGCCCTGTTGTCAGTAAATTCTCAACTGTTTTGTGTGCTTCCTTAGAGCAGTCAGCCCGCTGGCAACAGCTGACCCTGCCACCTTCCCCTTTAAAACTCTTTTGTGGCTCTCATAGCTCATAGAGAGAGTCTGGGAACCCCAACAGCATACCTGAGGCCTCTGCAGCCTTGTTTCTCCTCTGTCCTCCTCATGTTTGTGTTCTGGCCACAGTGGCTATGGTGGTGCCTTCTCTGTGAAGTCTTTCCTAACCCTTTCCATTCCCTTCCTCAGGCACACAGAGTTCAATGTGCTAATTGGCCTCAGAGTGTCCTTGAAGATTTGTTCCCTTCCTGCAGGTAGAAGAGCCTCACGCTCAGCCTTGTCCTGGCATACATTAGTTTATTGGACAAGAGATGAACAAAGGGCTCTCTTTCCCATGAAAATGCCTTGCTTtggatctggcattgtggcatagcaggtacagccattgcctgcaatgccagcagctcatgtgggcgctggtttgagtctttgctgctctacttctgatccaggtccatgttaacacgcctgggaaagcagcagaaagtgggcccctgcacctacattggagacctggaagaagctcctggcacctggctttggcctggcccagccctggccattgtagccatttggagagtcaagcagcagatggaagatctctctctagctctccctctctctctgtaacgctgactttcaaataaataaaatcttaaaagatagaGAAACGAAAATGCCTTGCTCAGCTGAGTGTTCATGGTTCTGGAAAGAAGCTCTGAAGGGGCTAGCGGGCAAGTGGAGCAACCTTGTCAGGGTGGCCCTCTCTGTCCTCAGGCCCCAGTGTGGACAGCCAGCGGCCATCCAACGCCTATAATGGGGACCTCAATGGGCTCCTGGTCCCAGACCCCCTCTGCTCAGGTGATGGTACCGCAACAGCCAAGCCTGGTGTCCGGACCATGCCACCTATTAACCTGCAGGAGAAACAGGTCATGTGAGTagcctgggaggtggtggtggtggtgagggtgtCTTTGGGGCGTCTGCTAACTGAAGGCATGAGATGGAGAGGCAGGAGGGATCAGCAGTTTCGGCTGCATGCCCCTCTGGGTGCTCTGAACCACACTGAGCTTGCACTGGGTCGGGGGTGAGGACGAGATCAAGGGCTTGGCCCGGACACCTGGTTTAGGGTGAAAGTAAGCTCATCCTCAAGGAAGGAGGTGAGCTAGGGGAGCTGAGCACTTGGGATTATACCTGCCTTCACTGGGGTGGCTGTGTCCTTTTCTCCTCCCAACCCTGCCCTTTGAACCTTTGGGTGAACAAGAGACAAGGGTTGTGCACCCCtctcccagctgcctctcaggagaTGACAGCTCTACCTGCATTGGGATTTTGGCCAAGGAGGTGGAAATTGTGGCCAGCAGTGACTCTAGTATTTCGAGCAAGGCACGGGGGAGCAACAAGGTAGGTACCAAGATTTCATGGCATTCTGTGTAACACCTAGGGGCACATCCATCCTCTTTTCTCCCCCATGCTGCCAGTTCTTATGAGGACCACCTTGAAAAATAGGTAGAATGCCCCAGTTTCAGGAAGCCGGGGTTGGCTGCCTCGATTCTGTGGGAATCTGTTCTCAGAATTTGAACGGTATGGATTGCGCCTGTGGCCTCTCTCATCCCTAAGGTTGCTAGGACCCCCCTCGCAGCCCCAGGGGAagctgccccagccctcagcTTCTATGACCTCCCTCATTCTGGTTTCTCAGGTGAAAATCCAGCCTGTTGCCAAATACGACTGGGAGCAGAAGTACTACTATGGCAACCTGATTGCTGTGTCTAACTCCTTCTTGGCCTACGCCATTCGGGGTGAGTAGGGGTAGACCAGAGAAGAAAGAATTCTGCTTGAAACCCAGAGATCCAGAACCAGTGTCAGCCTAATCAGACCTTAGGGGCGCAAAAGAAGGCTTGTCCTTGCTGTCCAGGCCTTGGAAAGCCGGGTGGGGAAACCCAAGCCTCAGACGACAGTGGTGATGGTGACAGGCAAGGGTCGGGCTTCTCTCAGCTGCCTGGATACTCACTCATTGCCCACTGCTGTCCTAATTGCAGCTGCCAACAATGGCTCCGCAATGGTGCGAGTGATCAGTGTCAGCACTTCAGAGCGGACTCTGCTGAAGGGCTTCACAGGCAGTGTGGCTGACCTGGCCTTCGCACACCTCAACTCTCCACAGCTGGCCTGCCTGGATGAGGCAGGCAACCTGTTCGTGTGGCGCTTGGCTCTGGTTAATGGCAAAATTCAGTATCCATTTTTGGGCATGGGGTTGTGGGGGCTTTCAGACACACATCATCATCTACCTATCTAGCCCTTAACACCTGCTCAGAGAGGAGATCTTGGTCCATATCCAGCAGCCAGAGGGCACGCCACTGAACCACTTCCGCAGGATCATCTGGTGCCCCTTCATCCCAGAGGAAAGTGAGGACTGCTGTGAGGAAAGCAGCCCAACTGTGGCCCTGCTGCATGAAGACCGGGTGAGGGAACTGGGCACGGTGGGGGAGGCAACGAAGCAGCCATATTGCAGGCATAGGCTGAGCACTCACCTCCCCGTATACTCCAGGCTGAGGTGTGGGACCTGGACATGCTCCGCTCCAGCCATAGCACCTGGCCCGTGGATGTCAGCCACATCAAGCAGGGCTTCATTGTGGTAAAAGGCCACAGCACGGTATGTCTGCAACTGACCGTCTTCCCTGCCCCACATCTGTTCCCTGTGTCCACAGCTGCCCAGGCAGCTTGACTGGCACTTCACCATGGGGACTCTGAGCCCAAAACAGCCATCACCTGTGGAGCTTACTCCTCCCTAGCTGTGCCCTGCAGGTCTGGTCTTTTCTAAAGCACCACCCCCCTCATTTCAGTCAGCCACACAATTGTGTGGGTCCACTGTGGGTCAGCCCAGCTCACTACTGCCCTCACCTGGAAAGAGCTCATTCCTACATGTAGTAAGATGGCAAAGCAAAACTCTTTGGGTTTTTCCCAGTGCCTAAGTGAAGGTGCCCTCTCCCCTGATGGAACTGTCCTGGCTACTGCGAGCCATGATGGCTATGTCAAGTTCTGGCAGATCTACATTGAGGGGCAGGATGAGCCAAGGTAAGGCCAGGCTTAAGGGACCAGAACCCCCTGAGGTAGGAGAGCCAGTCGCTCACTCAAGTCCCTCATCTGCCTGCGTACAGGTGCCTGCATGAGTGGAAGCCTCATGATGGGCggcctctctcctgtctcctgttTTGTGACAACCATAAGAAACAGGACCCCGAGTGAGTGAGTGGGCAGGCAAGTGGGCAGTGGACTGAACAGGGGCTCTTAGCAGGGTGCGCAGGCAGCCACTCAGTGCCTTGCTGCTTTGCAGGGTCCCGTTCTGGAGGTTCCTCATTACTGGTGCTGACCAGAATCGGGAGTTGAAGATGTGGTGCACAGTGTCCTGGACATGCCTGCAGACGATTCGGTGAGtaggggctgggtgctgggcacGGGCCTAAAGGTTGGGGATGTGGCCTCTTTGAACACCCATTCTCATGTACTTGCTCTGTGGCTCCCTAGCTTCTCCCCAGATATCTTCAGCTCAGTGAGTGTGCCCCCCAGCCTCAAGGTTTGCCTAGACCTTTCAGCAGAATACCTGATTCTCAGCGATGTGCAACGGAAGGTAGGCTGCCATGGGGCACTCGGGGCAGGATGTGTGCATATCTGCAGCCCTCCCAGCCTCGGCGCTCACCTGGGAACGTGCCACCCGTGCAGGTCCTCTATGTGATGGAGCTGCTACAGAACCAGGAAGAGGGCCGTGCCTGCTTCAGTTCCATCTCGGAGTTCCTCCTGACCCACCCAGTGCTGAGCTTTGGGATCCAGGTTGTGAGTCGCTGCCGGCTGCGGCACACTGAAGTGCTGCCTGCCGAGGAGGAGAATGACAGTCTGGGGGCTGGTGAGCTGCCTTGAGGTCAGGACTGTATGTTGGTGTGTGGGGATCCAAGGCACAGAGAAGGTCAGGGGCTGAAGCACCCGTGCTGTCCTTTCAGATGGTACTCAGGGAGCTGGTGCCATGGAGTCTGCAGCCGGTGTGCTCATCAAGCTCTTCTGTGTGCATACTAAGTAAGCGTGTTGGGAGACCCCTCAGCACCTTACCTGGGTCCCTCCCTGCTCCTTACTCACCCTGGCCCATTTGAGCACTCTGttttccctcttctcttcctgCAGGGCACTGCAAGATGTGCAGATCCGCTTCCAGCCACAGCTGAACCCTGATGTGGTAGCTCCACTCCCCACCCACACGTCCCATGAGGACTTTGGTGAGCGAAGGGTGAAAGGGAAGCCAATTGGATTCACTGGGGCCAGAGATCTGACTCACATGTTAGCTTTCCCCACAGCATTTGGAGAGTCTCGATCTGAACTAGGCTCTGAAGGCCTGGGATCCgcctctcctggctcccagcctgacCTGCGACGCATCGTAGAGCTGCCTGCACCTGCTGACTTCCTCAGTCTGAGCAGTGAGACCAAACCCAAGTTGATGACACCTGATGCCTTCATGACGCCCACTGCCTCCCTACAACAGGTACTTCCCCAGGGTAGGGGGACCTGGGAGTGCCCCGCTCACAGGCCACAGCCCTTACTCTTTACATCTCCCCAGATCACTGCATCGCctagcagcagcagtagcagcagcagcagcagcagcagcagtagcagtagcagcagcagctctCTTACAGCTGTGTCCGCTATGAGCAGCACCTCAGCTGTGGAGCCCTCCTTGCCAAGGTGAGGCAAGGGTCAGAGATGGAGTATGGGAGGGTCTGGTTTCAAGTAATGCCAAGCTTTGACTGCTCATACCTCAGCCTTCCTGCCACCAGGCCACCTGAGGAGCTGACCTTGAGCCCCAAGCTGCAGCTGGATGGCAGTCTGACAGTgagtggcagcagcagccttcaGGCAAGCCCACGCAGCCTCCTGCCTGGCCTACTCCCAGGCCCAGCCGACAAATTGACTCCCAAAGGgcctgggcaggtgtgtgtgtgtgtgtgtgtgtgtgtgaagtgcaCAGTAGCAGGTAGATGGCAGCAGGAAAGGTTGGCAATAGTCTGCTCCCATACACCCTTTCTGCTGGCCCTGCTCTGCTGCACTGCTCCTGTTTCTCCTGAGGTTATGTCGacctccccatccctccctcctttcctgggCTGTGGTGCTGTTTCTGACCTATACCCCGCTTCACCGCTGTCTCTCGCCAGTACTAATACCAGTGTCTTAGATCTGTGCTTTGCCACTCCACAGTCCCTCACTGAATCCCCCATCTTTGGCCCACCTCAGGTacctcctgctgcctctgcaCTGTCCTTGGAGCTGCAGGAAGTAGAACCTCTAGGACTaccccaggcctcccccagcCGTACCCGTTCCCCTGATGTTATCTCTTCGGCTTCCACTGCCCTGTCCCAGGACATCCCTGAGATTGCGTCTGAGGCCCTGTCCCGTGGCTTTGGCTCCTCTGCCCCTGAGGGCCTTGAGCCAGACAGTATGGCCTCAGCTGCTTCAGCACTACACCTGCTATCCCCACGGCCCCGTCCAGGGCCCGAGCTTGGCCCCCAGCTTGGCCTAGATGGAGGCCCTGGGGATGGAGATCGGCATAGTACCCCTTCCCTCCTGGAGGCAGCCTTGACCCAGGAGGCTGTGACTCCTGATAGTCAGGTCTGGCCTACGGCACCTGATATTACTCGTGAGACCTGTACCACTCTGGCAGAGAGGTGAGGAGCTTAAAAGGGGAAAAGTGGTGGGAAGGGCTTCGTATAGTGATTCACTGCTAAGTTGGACTTTCCTCCAGCCCCAGGAATGGCCTCCAGGAAAAGCACAAGAGCCTGGCCTTCCACCGACCACCGTATCACCTGCTGCAGCAACATGATAGCCAGGACACTAGTGCTGAGCAAAGGTGGGCACCACCCTACACCATTCCCCTCATAGGGGAGGGCAACGGGTGACCAGATACtcatccctccctctgcctcccacagtgaccaTGATGATGAGGTGGCCAGCCTTGCTTCTGCCTCAGGAGGCTTTGGCACCAAAGTTCCCCCTCCTCGGCTGCCTGTCAAGGACTGGAAAACCAAGGGATCTCCTCGGGCTTCACCCAAGCTCAAGCGGAAAAGCAAGAAGGATGATGGGTAAGGGGGATCCTGGGACCAAGGAGAGGGATGGTCTCCTGGCTACCAGACATGGCCTGATGTGCTCCTCACCTATGGCAGGAATTCAGCCGTGGGATCCCGGCTTACAGAGCACCAGGTAAGAACAAGCACCCCTTCCTTCTCGTGGGACCCCATCCTGTAAGTGTGGGGAAGGACTTTGGGGCATTCCCTGGTCTGTGTGGTGTCTGGTGTGTGACTGTCAgtactgctggcaggtggcagagccTCCTGAGGACTGGCCAGCATTAATTTGGcaacagcagagagagctggcagAGCTGCGGCACAACCAAGAAGAACTGCTGCAGCGCCTGTGTGCCCAGCTCGAAGGCCTGCAGAGCACGGTCACAGGCCATGTGGAACGAGCACTAGAGACTCGGCATGAGCAGGAACGTATCCTTGAGGGTGGTAGCACAGCCCAGCATAGCACAGAAGTAAAGGCAGCATCCTTGGCCCAGGAAGCGGTATGGCAGCTGTTCCAGGCTTGTTCCTTAGCTGCAGTGCAGAGCGGCGGCTGGAGCGGGCACTGGCTGAGGGGCAGCAGCGGGGTGGGCAGCTGCAGGAGCAGCTGAcccagcagctttcccaggcactgtcTTCAGCTGTGGCTGGGCGGCTGGAGCGCAGCATTCGGGATGAAATCAAGAAGACGGTTCCTCCATGTGAGTTCTGTGTGAAGACTTCCTTTGGGTGGgccaggtgggggtgggtgtgcTTGTCAAATTTCCTTCCCTGACTCTCCCTGCCCCTTGCTCCTCAGGTGTCTCCAGGAGTCTGGAGCCCGTGGCAGGTCAACTGAGTAACTCAGTGGCTACCAAGCTCACAGCTGTGGAGGGCAGCATGAAAGAGAACATCTCTAAACTGCTCAAGTCCAAGGTGATACAGGACCTAAGATGGTAGGGGGTGAGGTGTTGGTGGGCTTAGGCCAAGGTGGGCTCAGGGTTTCAACTCAGCCCCTCCCTCCGCATTAGAACTTGACAGATGCCATTGCCCGAGCAGCTGCAGACACATTACAGGGGCCAATGCAGGCCGCTTACCGTGAAGCCTTCCAGAGTGTGGTGCTGCCTGCCTTTGAGAAGAGCTGCCAGGCCATGTTCCAGCAGATCAACGATAGCTTCCGGCTGGGCACACAGGAATGTGAGTGGGGTCATATGCCCCGGCGTGGGTGGGGCTGTCCTCTTCTCTCTTACCAGTCTTGTCACGGTCCCTGCGGTTACCCTTCAGACTTGCAGCAGCTAGAAAGTCACATGAAGAGCCGGAAAGCACGGGAACAGGAAGCTCGGGAACCTGTGCTGGCTCAGCTGCGGGGCCTGGTCAGCACGCTGCAAAGTGCCACTGAGCAGATGGCGGCCACTGTGTCCAGCAGCGTTCGGGCTGAGGTGCAGCACCAACTGCACGTGGctgtgggcaggtgtgtgagtgGGGCATTAGCCGAGGTAGTGGGTTTGGGGAGGCTCACATTGGGCGCCCTGTCCACCTTATCGGTCTTGCTTTCATTTGCAGCCTGCAGGAGTCAATTTTAGCACAGGTACAGCGTATCGTCAAAGGTGAGGTGAGCGTGGCACTCAAGGAGCAGCAGGCTGCTGTCACCTCCAGCATCATGCAGGCCATGCGCTCAGCTGCTGGCACACCTGTCCCCTCTGCCCATCTCGACTGCCAGGCCCAGCAAGCCCAcatcctgcagctgctgcagcaggGCCACCTCAATCAGGCCTTCCAGCAGGTACAGCAGTTATTGGGTCTGGGTAGGGGCCAGGTGTCTCCTAAGCAGGCCCACACAACATACCTTTCATACCTTCCACCAGGCGCTGGGCCATTCTGCCCCAGTGGACTACTCTTGG contains:
- the EDC4 gene encoding enhancer of mRNA-decapping protein 4 isoform X3, with the protein product MASCASIDIEDATQHLRDILKLDRPAAGPSVDSQRPSNAYNGDLNGLLVPDPLCSGDGTATAKPGVRTMPPINLQEKQVICLSGDDSSTCIGILAKEVEIVASSDSSISSKARGSNKVKIQPVAKYDWEQKYYYGNLIAVSNSFLAYAIRAANNGSAMVRVISVSTSERTLLKGFTGSVADLAFAHLNSPQLACLDEAGNLFVWRLALVNGKIQEEILVHIQQPEGTPLNHFRRIIWCPFIPEESEDCCEESSPTVALLHEDRAEVWDLDMLRSSHSTWPVDVSHIKQGFIVVKGHSTCLSEGALSPDGTVLATASHDGYVKFWQIYIEGQDEPRCLHEWKPHDGRPLSCLLFCDNHKKQDPEVPFWRFLITGADQNRELKMWCTVSWTCLQTIRFSPDIFSSVSVPPSLKVCLDLSAEYLILSDVQRKVLYVMELLQNQEEGRACFSSISEFLLTHPVLSFGIQVVSRCRLRHTEVLPAEEENDSLGADGTQGAGAMESAAGVLIKLFCVHTKALQDVQIRFQPQLNPDVVAPLPTHTSHEDFAFPTAFGESRSELGSEGLGSASPGSQPDLRRIVELPAPADFLSLSSETKPKLMTPDAFMTPTASLQQITASPSSSSSSSSSSSSSSSSSSSSLTAVSAMSSTSAVEPSLPRPPEELTLSPKLQLDGSLTVSGSSSLQVPPAASALSLELQEVEPLGLPQASPSRTRSPDVISSASTALSQDIPEIASEALSRGFGSSAPEGLEPDSMASAASALHLLSPRPRPGPELGPQLGLDGGPGDGDRHSTPSLLEAALTQEAVTPDSQVWPTAPDITRETCTTLAESPRNGLQEKHKSLAFHRPPYHLLQQHDSQDTSAEQSDHDDEVASLASASGGFGTKVPPPRLPVKDWKTKGSPRASPKLKRKSKKDDGNSAVGSRLTEHQVAEPPEDWPALIWQQQRELAELRHNQEELLQRLCAQLEGLQSTVTGHVERALETRHEQEQRRLERALAEGQQRGGQLQEQLTQQLSQALSSAVAGRLERSIRDEIKKTVPPCVSRSLEPVAGQLSNSVATKLTAVEGSMKENISKLLKSKNLTDAIARAAADTLQGPMQAAYREAFQSVVLPAFEKSCQAMFQQINDSFRLGTQEYLQQLESHMKSRKAREQEAREPVLAQLRGLVSTLQSATEQMAATVSSSVRAEVQHQLHVAVGSLQESILAQVQRIVKGEVSVALKEQQAAVTSSIMQAMRSAAGTPVPSAHLDCQAQQAHILQLLQQGHLNQAFQQALTAADLNLVLYVCETVDPAQVFGQPPCPLSQPVLLSLIQQLASDLGTRTDLKLSYLEEAVMHLDHSDPITRDHMGSVMAQVRQKLFQFLQVEPHNSLGKAARRLSLMLHGLVTPSLP
- the EDC4 gene encoding enhancer of mRNA-decapping protein 4 isoform X1, with product MASCASIDIEDATQHLRDILKLDRPAAGPSVDSQRPSNAYNGDLNGLLVPDPLCSGDGTATAKPGVRTMPPINLQEKQVICLSGDDSSTCIGILAKEVEIVASSDSSISSKARGSNKVKIQPVAKYDWEQKYYYGNLIAVSNSFLAYAIRAANNGSAMVRVISVSTSERTLLKGFTGSVADLAFAHLNSPQLACLDEAGNLFVWRLALVNGKIQEEILVHIQQPEGTPLNHFRRIIWCPFIPEESEDCCEESSPTVALLHEDRAEVWDLDMLRSSHSTWPVDVSHIKQGFIVVKGHSTCLSEGALSPDGTVLATASHDGYVKFWQIYIEGQDEPRCLHEWKPHDGRPLSCLLFCDNHKKQDPEVPFWRFLITGADQNRELKMWCTVSWTCLQTIRFSPDIFSSVSVPPSLKVCLDLSAEYLILSDVQRKVLYVMELLQNQEEGRACFSSISEFLLTHPVLSFGIQVVSRCRLRHTEVLPAEEENDSLGADGTQGAGAMESAAGVLIKLFCVHTKALQDVQIRFQPQLNPDVVAPLPTHTSHEDFAFPTAFGESRSELGSEGLGSASPGSQPDLRRIVELPAPADFLSLSSETKPKLMTPDAFMTPTASLQQITASPSSSSSSSSSSSSSSSSSSSSLTAVSAMSSTSAVEPSLPRPPEELTLSPKLQLDGSLTVSGSSSLQASPRSLLPGLLPGPADKLTPKGPGQVPPAASALSLELQEVEPLGLPQASPSRTRSPDVISSASTALSQDIPEIASEALSRGFGSSAPEGLEPDSMASAASALHLLSPRPRPGPELGPQLGLDGGPGDGDRHSTPSLLEAALTQEAVTPDSQVWPTAPDITRETCTTLAESPRNGLQEKHKSLAFHRPPYHLLQQHDSQDTSAEQSDHDDEVASLASASGGFGTKVPPPRLPVKDWKTKGSPRASPKLKRKSKKDDGNSAVGSRLTEHQVAEPPEDWPALIWQQQRELAELRHNQEELLQRLCAQLEGLQSTVTGHVERALETRHEQEQRRLERALAEGQQRGGQLQEQLTQQLSQALSSAVAGRLERSIRDEIKKTVPPCVSRSLEPVAGQLSNSVATKLTAVEGSMKENISKLLKSKNLTDAIARAAADTLQGPMQAAYREAFQSVVLPAFEKSCQAMFQQINDSFRLGTQEYLQQLESHMKSRKAREQEAREPVLAQLRGLVSTLQSATEQMAATVSSSVRAEVQHQLHVAVGSLQESILAQVQRIVKGEVSVALKEQQAAVTSSIMQAMRSAAGTPVPSAHLDCQAQQAHILQLLQQGHLNQAFQQALTAADLNLVLYVCETVDPAQVFGQPPCPLSQPVLLSLIQQLASDLGTRTDLKLSYLEEAVMHLDHSDPITRDHMGSVMAQVRQKLFQFLQVEPHNSLGKAARRLSLMLHGLVTPSLP
- the EDC4 gene encoding enhancer of mRNA-decapping protein 4 isoform X2, producing MASCASIDIEDATQHLRDILKLDRPAAGPSVDSQRPSNAYNGDLNGLLVPDPLCSGDGTATAKPGVRTMPPINLQEKQVICLSGDDSSTCIGILAKEVEIVASSDSSISSKARGSNKVKIQPVAKYDWEQKYYYGNLIAVSNSFLAYAIRAANNGSAMVRVISVSTSERTLLKGFTGSVADLAFAHLNSPQLACLDEAGNLFVWRLALVNGKIQEEILVHIQQPEGTPLNHFRRIIWCPFIPEESEDCCEESSPTVALLHEDRAEVWDLDMLRSSHSTWPVDVSHIKQGFIVVKGHSTCLSEGALSPDGTVLATASHDGYVKFWQIYIEGQDEPRCLHEWKPHDGRPLSCLLFCDNHKKQDPEVPFWRFLITGADQNRELKMWCTVSWTCLQTIRFSPDIFSSVSVPPSLKVCLDLSAEYLILSDVQRKVLYVMELLQNQEEGRACFSSISEFLLTHPVLSFGIQVVSRCRLRHTEVLPAEEENDSLGADGTQGAGAMESAAGVLIKLFCVHTKALQDVQIRFQPQLNPDVVAPLPTHTSHEDFAFGESRSELGSEGLGSASPGSQPDLRRIVELPAPADFLSLSSETKPKLMTPDAFMTPTASLQQITASPSSSSSSSSSSSSSSSSSSSSLTAVSAMSSTSAVEPSLPRPPEELTLSPKLQLDGSLTVSGSSSLQASPRSLLPGLLPGPADKLTPKGPGQVPPAASALSLELQEVEPLGLPQASPSRTRSPDVISSASTALSQDIPEIASEALSRGFGSSAPEGLEPDSMASAASALHLLSPRPRPGPELGPQLGLDGGPGDGDRHSTPSLLEAALTQEAVTPDSQVWPTAPDITRETCTTLAESPRNGLQEKHKSLAFHRPPYHLLQQHDSQDTSAEQSDHDDEVASLASASGGFGTKVPPPRLPVKDWKTKGSPRASPKLKRKSKKDDGNSAVGSRLTEHQVAEPPEDWPALIWQQQRELAELRHNQEELLQRLCAQLEGLQSTVTGHVERALETRHEQEQRRLERALAEGQQRGGQLQEQLTQQLSQALSSAVAGRLERSIRDEIKKTVPPCVSRSLEPVAGQLSNSVATKLTAVEGSMKENISKLLKSKNLTDAIARAAADTLQGPMQAAYREAFQSVVLPAFEKSCQAMFQQINDSFRLGTQEYLQQLESHMKSRKAREQEAREPVLAQLRGLVSTLQSATEQMAATVSSSVRAEVQHQLHVAVGSLQESILAQVQRIVKGEVSVALKEQQAAVTSSIMQAMRSAAGTPVPSAHLDCQAQQAHILQLLQQGHLNQAFQQALTAADLNLVLYVCETVDPAQVFGQPPCPLSQPVLLSLIQQLASDLGTRTDLKLSYLEEAVMHLDHSDPITRDHMGSVMAQVRQKLFQFLQVEPHNSLGKAARRLSLMLHGLVTPSLP